A section of the Primulina eburnea isolate SZY01 chromosome 1, ASM2296580v1, whole genome shotgun sequence genome encodes:
- the LOC140837064 gene encoding flavin-containing monooxygenase FMO GS-OX-like 9 isoform X1 has translation MICSRAISKKVCVIGAGPSGLVTAREMRKEGHNVVVLEQNHDIGGQWLYNPEVEDEDPLGKNDFMKVHSSVYSSLRLASPREIMGFTDFPFVIKKDRDVRRFPGHREVLLYLQDFCDYFELRGMIRFNTVVVNVQMLEYPGVLGEDLKWVVRSKEVEKEVEEVFDAVVVATGHYSKPRLPKIKGMDVWRRKQLHSHVYRIPEPFKNEVVVVVGSSISGQDISMELVDVAKKIHLSAKSSHAISQGLSKVISKYDTLHLHPQIESLHEDGKVLFNDGSWVIADSLIYCTGYSYSFPFLDTKGIVAIDDNRVGPLFEHTFPPSLAPSLSFVGIPGKLIGFPFFEAQAKWIAQLLCGKTRLPSWDDMMLSIEEFYQSRDIAGIPKNHTHDISSFEYCDKYGDYIGFPRLEKWRKELCLSSVRNAEIDLETFRDVYHEDEEMLQQAYQSSHFTQIIDQSRIP, from the exons ATGATTTGTTCAAGGGCCATCTCCAAGAAAGTATGCGTGATCGGCGCGGGTCCATCCGGCCTCGTCACGGCCCGGGAGATGAGGAAAGAAGGCCACAATGTGGTGGTTCTCGAACAGAATCATGATATTGGAGGTCAATGGTTGTATAACCCTGAGGTGGAGGATGAAGATCCCTTGGGCAAAAACGATTTCATGAAAGTTCATAGCAGCGTTTACTCGTCGTTGCGCTTAGCGTCTCCCAGGGAGATAATGGGGTTCACTGATTTCCCATTTGTGATCAAGAAAGATAGGGATGTGAGGAGATTTCCAGGTCACAGGGAAGTTCTTTTGTATTTGCAAGATTTTTGTGACTACTTTGAGTTGAGAGGGATGATAAGATTTAATACTGTTGTCGTGAACGTTCAGATGTTGGAGTATCCTGGAGTTTTGGGGGAAGACTTGAAGTGGGTGGTTAGAAGCAAGGAGGTGGAGAAGGAGGTGGAGGAAGTCTTCGATGCGGTGGTTGTCGCCACCGGACATTATTCTAAACCTAGGTTGCCTAAAATtaaag GAATGGACGTGTGGAGAAGAAAGCAACTGCATAGTCACGTTTACAGGATCCCAGAACCTTTCAAGAACGAG gTTGTTGTGGTAGTTGGAAGTTCAATAAGTGGGCAAGATATATCGATGGAGCTTGTTGACGTGGCAAAGAAAATCCACCTAAGTGCAAAATCGTCCCATGCAATTTCTCAAGGTTTATCAAAAGTCATCTCCAAATATGATACTCTACACCTTCATCCCCAG ATAGAATCATTGCATGAAGATGGGAAGGTTTTATTCAATGATGGATCGTGGGTAATTGCCGACTCTCTTATATACTGCACAGG GTATTCATATTCATTTCCATTTCTTGACACCAAAGGAATTGTAGCGATAGACGATAACAGAGTTGGGCCACTATTTGAGCACACATTCCCTCCTTCACTAGCTCCTTCTCTGTCATTTGTTGGTATCCCTGGAAAG CTTATAGGGTTTCCCTTCTTTGAAGCCCAAGCAAAATGGATTGCTCAACTGTTGTGTGGGAAAACAAGGTTGCCATCATGGGATGATATGATGCTATCAATCGAAGAGTTCTATCAATCAAGGGATATTGCGGGGATTCCTAAGAACCACACTCACGATATCTCCAGTTTTGAG TATTGTGATAAGTATGGAGATTACATCGGTTTCCCACGTTTAGAGAAGTGGAGAAAAGAGCTTTGCCTTTCATCTGTGCGAAATGCAGAGATTGACTTGGAGACATTTCGTGATGTATATCATGAAGATGAAGAGATGCTGCAACAAGCCTATCAAAGTTCTCACTTCACTCAGATAATTGATCAGTCTCGAATCCCATGA
- the LOC140837064 gene encoding flavin-containing monooxygenase FMO GS-OX-like 9 isoform X2, with product MICSRAISKKVCVIGAGPSGLVTAREMRKEGHNVVVLEQNHDIGGQWLYNPEVEDEDPLGKNDFMKVHSSVYSSLRLASPREIMGFTDFPFVIKKDRDVRRFPGHREVLLYLQDFCDYFELRGMIRFNTVVVNVQMLEYPGVLGEDLKWVVRSKEVEKEVEEVFDAVVVATGHYSKPRLPKIKGMDVWRRKQLHSHVYRIPEPFKNEVVVVVGSSISGQDISMELVDVAKKIHLSAKSSHAISQGLSKVISKYDTLHLHPQLIGFPFFEAQAKWIAQLLCGKTRLPSWDDMMLSIEEFYQSRDIAGIPKNHTHDISSFEYCDKYGDYIGFPRLEKWRKELCLSSVRNAEIDLETFRDVYHEDEEMLQQAYQSSHFTQIIDQSRIP from the exons ATGATTTGTTCAAGGGCCATCTCCAAGAAAGTATGCGTGATCGGCGCGGGTCCATCCGGCCTCGTCACGGCCCGGGAGATGAGGAAAGAAGGCCACAATGTGGTGGTTCTCGAACAGAATCATGATATTGGAGGTCAATGGTTGTATAACCCTGAGGTGGAGGATGAAGATCCCTTGGGCAAAAACGATTTCATGAAAGTTCATAGCAGCGTTTACTCGTCGTTGCGCTTAGCGTCTCCCAGGGAGATAATGGGGTTCACTGATTTCCCATTTGTGATCAAGAAAGATAGGGATGTGAGGAGATTTCCAGGTCACAGGGAAGTTCTTTTGTATTTGCAAGATTTTTGTGACTACTTTGAGTTGAGAGGGATGATAAGATTTAATACTGTTGTCGTGAACGTTCAGATGTTGGAGTATCCTGGAGTTTTGGGGGAAGACTTGAAGTGGGTGGTTAGAAGCAAGGAGGTGGAGAAGGAGGTGGAGGAAGTCTTCGATGCGGTGGTTGTCGCCACCGGACATTATTCTAAACCTAGGTTGCCTAAAATtaaag GAATGGACGTGTGGAGAAGAAAGCAACTGCATAGTCACGTTTACAGGATCCCAGAACCTTTCAAGAACGAG gTTGTTGTGGTAGTTGGAAGTTCAATAAGTGGGCAAGATATATCGATGGAGCTTGTTGACGTGGCAAAGAAAATCCACCTAAGTGCAAAATCGTCCCATGCAATTTCTCAAGGTTTATCAAAAGTCATCTCCAAATATGATACTCTACACCTTCATCCCCAG CTTATAGGGTTTCCCTTCTTTGAAGCCCAAGCAAAATGGATTGCTCAACTGTTGTGTGGGAAAACAAGGTTGCCATCATGGGATGATATGATGCTATCAATCGAAGAGTTCTATCAATCAAGGGATATTGCGGGGATTCCTAAGAACCACACTCACGATATCTCCAGTTTTGAG TATTGTGATAAGTATGGAGATTACATCGGTTTCCCACGTTTAGAGAAGTGGAGAAAAGAGCTTTGCCTTTCATCTGTGCGAAATGCAGAGATTGACTTGGAGACATTTCGTGATGTATATCATGAAGATGAAGAGATGCTGCAACAAGCCTATCAAAGTTCTCACTTCACTCAGATAATTGATCAGTCTCGAATCCCATGA
- the LOC140837079 gene encoding uncharacterized protein: MQYTSYVPVYYHAKDLNVRANGFSWHFFNVDHNYMECRGTDVLLPSYTLEQYLGYDKDVLRQIIQNHDSTFRFQVAELHRLYRKQMELMDEIKSRGIFTQLQLQTLESNHILSQSKSNSCKTLLPHATSYLIEDSPDGKMPMLSADDVQNGPYFVAGKFQETTTVNSSLFLTKTSFDGVEAPPFQSKRHDIKFLDLEIPAYPCHGGGKEQFEEESCIARPVIQDSSSSEQNKIFD, encoded by the exons ATGCAGTATACAAGCTATGTCCCTGTATATTACCATGCTAAGGATCTTAATGTACGTGCGAATGGATTTTCATGGCACTTCTTCAATGTTGATCATAATTATATGGAGTGTCGAGGCACCGATGTATTGCTGCCATCATATACTCTTGAGCAGTATTTAGGTTATGACAAAGATGTATTGAGGCAGATAATTCAAAATCATGATTCCACATTCAGATTCCAG GTCGCGGAGCTGCATCGCTTGTATAGAAAGCAAATGGAATTGATGGACGAGATCAAGAGTCGGGGAATATTTACACAGTTGCAGTTACAGACATTGGAGTCGAATCATATTTTGTCTCAATCCAAATCCAATAGTTGTAAGACTCTTCTGCCACATGCTACAAGTTACCTCATTGAAGATTCTCCAGATGGCAAAATGCCTATGTTATCTGCAGATGATGTTCAGAATGGACCATATTTTGTTGCTGGGAAATTTCAAGAAACCACGACGGTAAATTCCAGCCTTTTTCTTACAAAAACCAGTTTTGATGGAGTCGAAGCACCCCCTTTTCAAAGCAAGAGACACGATATAAAATTTTTGGATCTTGAAATTCCAGCTTATCCGTGCCATGGCGGTGGAAAGGAGCAGTTTGAAGAGGAAAGTTGTATTGCTCGTCCTGTAATCCAGGACAGTTCATCCTCCGAACAAAACAAGATATTTGATTGA
- the LOC140837105 gene encoding uncharacterized protein → MGEIDTKPIESVQSAVSFFDHSNEMRQISPKREEKESQIDNELEILAKELANVKVQLEVKDSTYKQTLLKLDHHQKMSDELSKLLKNSDHQKNFYINEFQEANARMNELESSMNMMVNRLSESEKLQEQLTVLNTELASSQGQLVNMERDFSSLRQEKDYFVAESEVLRTDLNEEKRKTGELTREVSQLNEQILDLEMKVDIKQEKEDALLEKRDALDSAEKALAEAEEKLEKALKDLDVFRDLENQLVENSAHVESLEMDLKHANELQRSLENAASDAVSELNNVKETMELLEQRNVDQTGHIGLIETELKQLKTELGNAKDELSRLGEQVEDVKTKLESSEEKENDAQAKIAMLNFELHKARSKLAASEAAEAKAQSEKSALFNALQEMGLEIEETKKENRVLREEVKTAKQSENSSALVEEIKDPEAKPDEECRMLIRIDDVHDNPLVETSNQSAGELENLKKELEIAISKIGEFRNRAEQAITRAETAERAKATLELQMKKIKEHKERRKAALSALREESVSREFSSSSRSSTNYDHSAKNYQPLGKVLNMKF, encoded by the exons atgGGAGAAATTGACACAAAACCAATAGAGTCAGTTCAATCTGCAGTCTCTTTCTTTGACCACTCAAATGAGATGAGGCAAATTAGTCCTAAAAGGGAGGAA AAGGAATCACAGATTGATAATGAACTCGAGATCCTAGCGAAAGAGCTCGCGAATGTCAAAGTTCAACTAGAGGTCAAGGACTCCACATACAAGCAAACTCTTCTGAAGCTAGATCACCATCAGAAAATGTCTGACGAGCTTTCGAAGTTGCTGAAGAATTCGGATCATCAAAAGAACTTCTACATCAACGAATTTCAAGAAGCCAATGCTCGTATGAACGAGCTCGAATCATCAATGAACATGATGGTGAATAGGCTATCAGAATCCGAGAAGCTTCAAGAACAGCTTACGGTTCTTAATACCGAATTGGCATCGAGTCAAGGCCAACTAGTTAACATGGAGAGGGACTTTTCTTCTTTAAGGCAGGAAAAAGATTATTTTGTTGCAGAATCTGAGGTACTGAGAACTGATTTAAATGAGGAGAAGAGGAAGACAGGAGAGCTAACAAGAGAAGTTTCACAGCTAAACGAGCAGATTCTTGATTTGGAAATGAAAGTTGACATCAAACAAGAAAAAGAAGATGCTTTATTGGAGAAAAGAGATGCCTTAGATTCAGCAGAGAAAGCCTTGGCTGAGGCAGAAGAGAAACTCGAAAAGGCATTGAAGGATTTAGACGTTTTTCGTGATCTGGAGAACCAGCTCGTTGAAAATTCGGCTCATGTTGAATCATTGGAGATGGACCTCAAGCATGCAAATGAGCTTCAACGTTCCTTGGAAAACGCCGCATCTGATGCCGTTTCTGAGCTAAATAATGTGAAGGAAACTATGGAATTGCTGGAACAAAGGAACGTGGATCAGACTGGTCACATAGGTTTAATTGAGACAGAGCTTAAACAACTAAAAACTGAACTTGGGAACGCAAAGGATGAGCTAAGCCGATTGGGTGAGCAAGTGGAGGATGTAAAAACTAAGCTGGAGAGCTCTGAAGAAAAAGAGAATGACGCACAGGCGAAGatagcgatgttaaattttgaacTTCATAAAGCGAGATCTAAACTGGCTGCATCAGAGGCTGCTGAGGCGAAGGCGCAGAGCGAAAAATCTGCACTATTTAATGCGCTTCAAGAGATGGGGTTAGAGATCGAAGAAACCAAGAAAGAAAATCGAGTCTTGAGAGAAGAAGTGAAAACGGCAAAGCAAAGTGAAAACAGCAGTGCCCTTGTGGAAGAGATTAAGGATCCAGAAGCCAAGCCAGACGAGGAATGTCGGATGCTTATCAGAATCGATGATGTTCATGACAACCCTTTAGTGGAAACATCGAATCAAAGTGCAGGAGAGTTGGAAAACTTAAAGAAAGAGTTGGAAATAGCGATTTCAAAGATAGGGGAGTTTCGGAACCGAGCAGAACAAGCCATTACCAGAGCTGAGACAGCTGAGAGAGCCAAGGCGACATTGGAATTACAGATGAAGAAGATAAAAGAGCACAAGGAAAGGCGTAAGGCAGCCTTATCAGCCCTCCGTGAAGAATCGGTTTCAAGAGAgttcagcagcagcagcagaagcAGCACAAATTATGATCATTCTGCCAAGAATTATCAACCTCTTGGTAAGGTTCTTAACATGAAATTTTAG
- the LOC140837112 gene encoding uncharacterized protein At5g01610-like, translating into MEKALIKEGSLKASTFWVSKKAKEEISNISQDISTFSSTVEEKAKWVFNKLKGKPTKSLPDLLRENNLPQGLFPQNITCYEYDEPKSKLIVYLPSPFEVCFKDCSIVRYSTRVKGTLSRGKLSGIEGLKTKVLVWVKVTSVHVENYKSDKVWFTAGVKKSRPKDAYEMARDAIRVEEF; encoded by the exons ATGGAGAAAGCTTTGATAAAAGAGGGGAGCCTGAAAGCAAGTACATTTTGGGTTTCAAAGAAAGCAAAAGAAGAGATCTCCAACATCTCCCAAGACATCTCT ACATTTTCAAGCACAGTAGAGGAGAAGGCTAAATGGGTATTCAACAAGCTCAAAG GAAAACCAACGAAGTCATTGCCCGATCTCCTCCGAGAAAACAATCTCCCTCAAGGTCTGTTTCCCCAAAACATAACGTGTTACGAATACGACGAGCCAAAATCCAAGCTCATTGTCTACTTGCCCTCTCCATTTGAGGTGTGCTTCAAGGATTGTTCCATTGTGAGATACTCAACTCGTGTAAAAGGTACACTGTCGAGGGGAAAGCTATCCGGGATCGAAGGATTGAAGACTAAGGTGTTGGTGTGGGTTAAGGTGACGAGTGTCCATGTCGAAAACTACAAGTCTGATAAAGTTTGGTTCACAGCCGGGGTGAAGAAATCTAGGCCGAAAGATGCATATGAAATGGCTCGTGATGCAATTAGAGTCGAAGAATTTTGA
- the LOC140837118 gene encoding uncharacterized protein, which produces MPLCICSSSTRGVKNMSSRSGSSSPRKKEEERPRFFDSIAKNRCWAKAETVPGRHPDRWRKDAAGNIVCKRFCNCQGCLCFEYDHIIPYSKGGESVAENCQILQTRVNRFKSDKEEVDNAQLKGYSCDVKFTDKELDIIEMAIYGDVIRPGNQCRCRTVAEVLGTYKSKDRLAACKLPYGEGSLHQ; this is translated from the exons ATGCCTCTATGTATTTGTTCTTCGTCAACCAGAGGAGTGAAAAATATGAGCTCCAGGTCTGGCTCATCATCCCCACGTAAGAAGGAGGAGGAGAGGCCAAGATTTTTCGACTCAATAGCGAAGAATAGGTGCTGGGCGAAAGCTGAAACTGTTCCGGGGCGCCACCCTGACCGGTGGCGAAAAGATGCTGCCGGAAATATAGTCTGCAAGCGCTTCTGCAACTGTCAGGGCTGCCTCTGCTTTGAGTATGACCATATCATTCCATATTCCAAAG GTGGTGAGTCAGTGGCAGAGAATTGCCAGATTCTGCAAACAAGGGTTAACAGATTCAAATCAGACAAGGAGGAGGTTGATAATGCCCAATTGAAAGGCTACTCTTGTGATGTCAAGTTTACAG ATAAGGAGCTTGATATTATCGAAATGGCAATCTATGGAGATGTTATTCGGCCAGGAAATCAATGTCGTTGCCGAACTGTTGCAGAAGTCCTCGGCACATACAAGTCCAAAGATCGATTGGCTGCCTGCAAGCTGCCGTATGGTGAAGGCTCCTTACACCAGTAA